In Brachionichthys hirsutus isolate HB-005 chromosome 20, CSIRO-AGI_Bhir_v1, whole genome shotgun sequence, the genomic stretch GCACAAAGTATTTATGATTcagtaaaataatgaaatagattataataataatgaagaaaaaaaacttttcttatgatgatgattaatactTGTTTCACACTTGTTAAGGCAACATTTTCATATTGGTGCTGAAGGTGCAAAATCCAAACCTTTAGCTAAAACAGATTGAATTTCTTATGATACTGCAAGCTTCTTGTTCCTCTCATACCCTTATTATATCAAGAAAATAGAACTGAATATATTGTATTGAGCGATGACAAAAAGAAGTAAAGGAACATAACTCTTAATGAGAGCAGGAATACAACTTTCTACCATGATTATGACACTgtatgattattttatttgttgtgaTTCCTGTGGGTCATGTAGCACATCACTCCACTCTTCGGCCTGAGCGAGCCAGTATCCACGAGGTCATGAGTCTGTCCCAACAAAAGTGTGACATTGAACCTCTGGAGCAGCTTGGCCATCACCACTTTAGCTTCCGTCTGTAATCACCACAACACCCACTGAGTTAACTCTGTGTTGTTGTCAGGTTATATGTTTGTGTTGAGTTTCATGAGAGTAAATACCCACCTGAGCAAAGTTCTGTCCCAGGCATGACCGTGGACCGAGGGAAAAAGGGAAGTAGCAGTAGTAAGGTCTGCAGATCAGAGAAGGAATAGTTCATTAAAATACACACCACTTTCCTTTTTCTATCTGAACCTATGATCAGTGTCTGCATGTCATTGTGTGGCATTAGCTTCACGCTACTTACTTTGGTGCATCTGGGTGAAATCGGTCAGGATCAAATGTCAGCGGGTCTTTGAAGAATCTATCCATTCTCCCAGTCACATAGGTGTTGAACTGAAGTTTAGAATAATATCTGTTAATATtcatatatgcacacacacaaagctcagGGCATGGTGCCATGTTCAATAGTGTAAATTTAAATACTCCCTGTTGTACACTCAGTCAGTATGGAACTAAAATATGAACTACTAAGATTATAGATAGCTGGGGCATATGAAAGggacattttttcattttctttaagtGCATGTGTAAAAGGTAACATGCTTCTGTTACACCTCTGTGCCTTGTGGAACATAGTCTAGACTTGAATCACATGCTGGATGTCTGATGGCTCCTGTCTCACCATACATATGACTCCCGCTGGTATGTTGATGCCGTCAATGACAAGGTCTTCCGGTAGATGACGAGATGTGCCTGGAGCCGTTGGATAAAGTCTCAGAGTCTCTTTTAGCACCTCGTGTAGGTTCAGAAACAACAGATGAGATACACTTTAGTAGAACTGCAGTGAATGTAGGCAAGTTAAAAACTTACTTCATGAAACATACCTGTGAAAGGTAGACCAGATTTCCCAGATTATCATAACTGATGTCGTGTTTCAtcccgatgacatcatccaccTCTTTCTTTActctgagaaataaaaataaacaagcagcGAAAGAAAACACCACTCAATAGCTTCATTGTGCTTTTCAATGCATAATCAATTCTCACTTCTCCAGTAAGTCAGGATGTCTTGCAAGTTCCATGAGACAAAAAGCCAGCTGATTGGCTGTAGTCTCCTGCCCTAAAATGTAACAGACAGAAAAGTAAATCATCACCTAATGATGTAATCATAATTCATCTCTAAACCAAGAAGTGGAGCTTAAAAGAACAGTTGTCCTAAAACACACTAAAATGtattctttatctttattttggaGCACTTCTCCCATTGAAGCAGAAACAACAGAGACTCACCCGCAATGAAAAATGTCATAAAATTGTCCACCATGCACGCGTCATCTTCTGGAGTCATGCTTTCCTCTGGAATTGTGAGAATAAAAATTGATCTCGTAAACCAAAACACCAGTCATCTGATCATATACTTATTAAAATCACTTCCCAAAAACTGcgaaattaaaccatccagtcaatcctccATAGTTCTCACGGGGGGTGAGTCTGGCAGCACTCACCCCCGTTTTGACGTAACAACGGGGGCACattcacaagatgtgcgtgcactctccccgtgtctgcgctacGCACGCCCACACTCTCCCTGTGGCTCGTTTTGTTTTTacgtttatttttggtggtaatgttctggtaAAAATTGGCAAAAGATCAcctcacgggttaccatggtagcggcTAATCTAGACTTTAGAAACAATTATTCTAAACGGTAATGAGCCCAAAACAACTGggggatatttttattttctaatgtaactttttattgcattaccttctcctgcagctttgatgATCTGTGTCAGAATGTCTTTGGGGACGTCATCACCATTTTGCATGGCAGCCCTCCTGTCATTAATCCATTGAGCTCCAGATGTGCGCAGCAGTCGGCAAGATTCCCTGGCTTCTCTCATGAATGGTCGGTTCTTTGGATTGAACTGGCAATGCATGGTTTTAAGATCCAACACAGTTTGTAATATTTTTATCGAacaaactgaaaacaaacatgcagTGAGATATTACCTGAAAGAACATGTCTCTTACGTAGAATACCATCCCTTTAAGACAGGTCTCAACAGCTCGAGGGAAAGGTGAT encodes the following:
- the LOC137909357 gene encoding cholesterol 24-hydroxylase-like; its protein translation is MVQFIFSWAGQALIFLILVLLCTILAYCLYIKHIHIKYNHIPGPPRDSFFFGNSATLMHVMKNELVHDKFLEWAKVYGSVYKIILLHYVFICVTCPEATKKILLSPKYPKDKFVYKTLFKLFGQRFLGNGLITVQNHEQWYKQRRIMDPAFSSLYLKGLMGTFNEVAEKLMDKLSEVSDNKTEANMLHLFHCVTMDVIAKVAFGVDLNLLQNTSPFPRAVETCLKGMVFYVRDMFFQFNPKNRPFMREARESCRLLRTSGAQWINDRRAAMQNGDDVPKDILTQIIKAAGEEESMTPEDDACMVDNFMTFFIAGQETTANQLAFCLMELARHPDLLEKVKKEVDDVIGMKHDISYDNLGNLVYLSQVLKETLRLYPTAPGTSRHLPEDLVIDGINIPAGVICMFNTYVTGRMDRFFKDPLTFDPDRFHPDAPKPYYCYFPFSLGPRSCLGQNFAQTEAKVVMAKLLQRFNVTLLLGQTHDLVDTGSLRPKSGVMCYMTHRNHNK